Proteins from a single region of Acipenser ruthenus chromosome 31, fAciRut3.2 maternal haplotype, whole genome shotgun sequence:
- the LOC117397005 gene encoding calcium channel flower homolog isoform X2 — translation MSSAVQPADSATSAGNTNTSNPNDDGMSWWYKWLCKIAGVLGGISCAIAGIWNCVTINPLNIAAGVWMVLNAFVLFLCEVPFCCQFIEFANAVAARADKLRPWQKAFFYCGMAIFPVFLSISFTTLFGNAIAFATGVLYGLASLGKKL, via the exons ATGAGCTCCGCGGTACAGCCAGCTGATAGTGCCACAAGCGCCGGAAACACCAATACGAGCAATCCGAATGACGATGGCATGTCCTGGTGGTATAAGTGGCTGTGCAAGATCGCCGGAGTCCTAGGAGGAATCT CTTGTGCAATTGCAGGAATATGGAACTGTGTCACAATTAATCCATTAAACATAGCCGCAGGAGTATGGATGGT GTTAAATGCTTTTGTTCTGTTCTTGTGCGAGGTTCCGTTTTGCTGTCAGTTTATTGAGTTTGCAAATGCAGTGGCTGCTCGAGCTGACAAACTCCGTCCCTGGCAGAAAGCGTTCTTCTACTGTGG GATGGCAATATTTCCTGTTTTTCTGAGCATCTCGTTTACCACACTGTTTGGAAATGCAATTGCCTTTGCAACAGGGGTACTCTATGGACTGGCATCCCTGGGGAAAAA GCTGTAA
- the LOC117964662 gene encoding uncharacterized protein LOC117964662: MSVNTLTDVGREKNSYPNLRPRPTNKHRVCETITPRTCQGIFLPSVLVGTGSPGESESNSFSATEENDGSSSISDSDPEEGLNELQKQMLEEHRKALASVNRKCVLLERDRRKRISVSCNELGELLPKFPGGRTDMVTVLERTTMYLELVKELVPADQHSAILCPPEDLYCKWQKERRIMKEKRRKKICEEIHKARTLHQKACAAGKRKNPASAAKQSSVKRSMESDSEDSLTNSGDCSGQLAVSTQPRSFPLDLSVKTFDYNPAASPVPMFSLSLYDLENPVWPDSTPTHEPLGHLFMTPVCTDRSEVESALGRHLGPPTSTTAVKQPAMQDWDQLGFWNEEEEQFVSVSQQPMTALAVERGGAPALGIGSVNRVLAPGPLQTHTEQWKEKTCECWEADLSH; the protein is encoded by the exons ATGTCAGTAAATACCCTTACGGATGTTGGGCGTGAGAAGAACAGTTACCCAAATCTGAGACCAAGACCTACAAATAAACACCGTGTTTGTGAAACCATTACACCGCGCACGTGTCAAGGCATTTTCCTCCCGTCCGTGTTAGTGGGAACTGGAAGTCCCGGGGAATCGGAGTCTAACTCCTTTTCGGCAACTGAAGAGAATGATGG GTCCTCATCCATCAGCGACTCCGATCCTGAGGAGGGTTTGAATGAGTTGCAGAAGCAAATGCTGGAGGAGCACAGGAAAGCCCTGGCCTCCGTCAACAGGAAGTGTGTGCTGCTGGAAAGAGACCGCAG GAAGCGCATCTCTGTCAGCTGCAATGAGCTCGGAGAGCTCCTCCCCAAGTTCCCGGGTGGGAGGACCGACATGGTGACTGTCCTGGAGAGGACGACAATGTACCTGGAGCTGGTCAAGGAGCTTGTGCCGGCTGACCAGCACAGTGCT atCTTGTGTCCTCCAGAGGACCTGTACTGCAAATGGCAGAAAGAGCGCCGGATTATGAAGGAAAAACGAAGAAAGAAGATTTGTGAGGAGATCCACAAAGCACGTACCCTGCACCAGAAAGCATGCGCTGCTGG CAAGCGGAAGAATCCTGCTTCAGCAGCCAAGCAGAGCAGCGTTAAGAGGAGCATGGAGAGTGACAGTGAAGACTCTTTGACTAATTCAG GTGACTGCAGTGGGCAATTAGCTGTTAGTACCCAGCCGAGGTCTTTCCCACTGGATCTTTCTGTGAAGACCTTTGACTACAACCCAGCTGCTTCCCCGGTGCCCATGTTCTCCCTGTCTTTGTATGACCTGGAAAACCCTGTCTGGCCAGACAGCACTCCAACACATGAACCTCTCGGGCACCTGTTCATGACACCCGTGTGCACCGACAG AAGTGAAGTAGAATCTGCTCTGGGAAGGCATCTCGGACCTCCGACCTCTACCACTGCAGTCAAGCAGCCAGCAATGCAAG ATTGGGATCAACTGGGATTTTGGAATGAAGAGGAGGAGCAGTTTGTTTCTGTCTCTCAACAGCCAATGACTGCCCTTGCTGTGGAGAGAGGCGGTGCCCCAGCCCTGGGTATTGGCTCTGTCAACCGGGTGTTAGCGCCGGGGCCACTGCAGACTCACACAGAGCAATGGAAAGAAAAAACCTGCGAATGTTGGGAGGCAGATCTATCCCATTGA
- the LOC131702927 gene encoding serine/threonine kinase-like domain-containing protein STKLD1, whose product MFSLISDVLEAVTSVMKSNVNCVEVQLRACRILQLLFVAVLEHSVEEEWMSSEKVISTVLDVVQTHSTNQELLALALKVLMILSGNEVSAGKIGKAGGIPELLKAMRTFIHNRGICMSCCGALWSLVLNGHNARIASAEGALFTVCSAGKVYLQDSLILQGILTKEHCEAAALLLLDALRTHTDRLGVVKNACLALASLVRISELAAFRVLLPHFSPLKLDEVVPELISFKEMIKQIQIKFASNEEIVEMAKSALSKMQN is encoded by the exons a TGTTTTCCTTGATCTCAGATGTCCTGGAAGCCGTTACCTCAGTAATGAAGAGCAATGTGAACTGTGTGGAAGTGCAGCTGAGGGCCTGCAGAATCCTGCAGCTTCTCTTTGTGGCAG TTCTGGAGcacagtgtggaggaggagtggatGTCCAGTGAGAAGGTCATCAGCACTGTGCTGGATGTTGTCCAAACCCATTCCACCAACCAGGAGCTGCTCGCACTCGCTTTAAAAGTTCTCATGATTCTCTCAGGGAACG AAGTGTCAGCAGGGAAGATTGGCAAGGCAGGTGGTATCCCGGAGCTGTTGAAAGCAATGAGGACGTTCATACACAACAGGGGTATCTGCATGTCCTGCTGTGGAGCTCTCTGGAGCTTAGTGTTGAATG GGCACAATGCTAGAATAGCATCAGCAGAGGGCGCCCTGTTTACTGTGTGCAGCGCAGGAAAAGTTTACCTCCAGGATTCATTGATTTTGCAAG gcattttaaCAAAGGAGCATTGTGAAGCAGCAGCTCTTCTGTTATTGGATGCTCTCAGGACCCACACAGACAGGCTGGGCGTGGTGAAGAATGCCTGTTTAGCTCTGGCAAGTCTTGTGAGAATTTCAG AACTGGCAGCATTCAGAGTGCTCCTGCCCCATTTCTCTCCCTTAAAATTag ATGAAGTGGTGCCAGAGTTAATATCTTTCAAGGAGATGATTAAGCAGATACAAATTAAGTTTGCATCAAATGAG GAAATTGTTGAGATGGCTAAATCTGCTCTTTCAAAAATGCAAAACTGA
- the LOC117397005 gene encoding calcium channel flower homolog isoform X1 yields the protein MSSAVQPADSATSAGNTNTSNPNDDGMSWWYKWLCKIAGVLGGISCAIAGIWNCVTINPLNIAAGVWMVLNAFVLFLCEVPFCCQFIEFANAVAARADKLRPWQKAFFYCGMAIFPVFLSISFTTLFGNAIAFATGVLYGLASLGKKGEGVGYARLQHQKPGDEEKLTGTTDGLAQ from the exons ATGAGCTCCGCGGTACAGCCAGCTGATAGTGCCACAAGCGCCGGAAACACCAATACGAGCAATCCGAATGACGATGGCATGTCCTGGTGGTATAAGTGGCTGTGCAAGATCGCCGGAGTCCTAGGAGGAATCT CTTGTGCAATTGCAGGAATATGGAACTGTGTCACAATTAATCCATTAAACATAGCCGCAGGAGTATGGATGGT GTTAAATGCTTTTGTTCTGTTCTTGTGCGAGGTTCCGTTTTGCTGTCAGTTTATTGAGTTTGCAAATGCAGTGGCTGCTCGAGCTGACAAACTCCGTCCCTGGCAGAAAGCGTTCTTCTACTGTGG GATGGCAATATTTCCTGTTTTTCTGAGCATCTCGTTTACCACACTGTTTGGAAATGCAATTGCCTTTGCAACAGGGGTACTCTATGGACTGGCATCCCTGGGGAAAAA GGGGGAGGGTGTGGGCTATGCACGCCTGCAGCACCAAAAACCAGGTGACGAGGAGAAACTGACGGGAACTACAGACGGATTAGCACAATGA
- the LOC131702885 gene encoding serine/threonine kinase-like domain-containing protein STKLD1, which produces MLCLVMECSYMRNLSAMIKAHRDRRKHVDEKAIRRWLGSMVDALAYLHKQNVIHRNLKPSNILLKQDLSFQVSDFQVHSMADDELKLKIRIKESMKIWMAPETLEQWKWSGKSDVWSLGCILLEMLTCHTLDEKAALSLLQKIRQDSEHLETFLQTLDRPPALCFLLKWILQRNPHHRATIL; this is translated from the exons ATGCTGTGTCTGGTGATGGAGTGCTCTTACATGAGGAATCTGTCTGCGATGATCAAAGCACATAGGGACAGAAGGAAACACGTTGACGAAAAG GCGATCAGAAGATGGCTGGGTTCGATGGTGGATGCTTTAGCCTACCTTCACAAACAGAACGTCATACACAG AAACCTCAAGCCATCAAACATCCTGCTGAAACAAGATCTGTCCTTCCAAGTCTCTGATTTCCAGGTTCACTCCATGGCTGATGATGAACTGAAGCTGAAGATACGGATCAAAGAAA GTATGAAAATTTGGATGGCCCCAGAAACCTTAGAGCAGTGGAAGTGGAGTGGAAAATCTGATGTGTGGTCCTTGGGGTGTATCCTTCTGGAAATGCTGACTTGTCACACGTTGGAT GAAAAGGCTGCTCTGTCACTGCTACAGAAGATCAGGCAGGATTCTGAGCACTTGGAGACTTTCCTTCAGACTCTAGATAGACCCCCTGCTCTGTGTTTTTTACTGAAGTGGATATTACAGAGAAACCCACACCACAGAGCGACCATATtgtga
- the LOC131702939 gene encoding solute carrier family 2, facilitated glucose transporter member 6-like, with translation MGDGREPLIGKGRSSSYGALAAENGPVRTSNAKLYLAVFSAVLGNFNFGFSMVYTSSVIPHLLNSTNPSLRMNNAQVAWFGSVYTLGVAFGGISGMFLNDWLGRKLCIMMSAVPSVAGYAVMGSAQGVWMLLLGRILTGIAAGMTSASIPVYVSEISKPEVRGWLGSCPQITAVFGALSLYALGLGLPWRWLAVAGEVPTLLMLVLLCFMPDSPRFLISKGRAEEAQRSLAWLRGAETDYMREFAEIDRSIKAQGKISCTDLRNPFYYRPVLITVFMRFLQQMTGITPILVYLEPIFNMTKVILPGDYDAVIVAFVRLVAVIIAATFMDKAGRKILLFLSGFLMFLSTLTMSLYIHFSEDHSQPQPHHNSTQLLTDLLSQPHSMLSTGGQGLLTWIPLISTMVIIFGYAVGWGPITWLLMSEILPLGARGMASGLCVTVSWITAFVVTEVFMTVVDAYGLFVPFLFFAVVCVVNIIFTAVCVPETKGRSLEEIENYFRTGRTFSIDE, from the exons ATGGGAGACGGTAGAGAACCACTGATTGGAAAAGGCAGAAGCTCCTCCTATGGGGCTTTAGCTGCCGAAAATGGTCCCGTAAGAACAAG CAatgccaaattgtacctggctgTGTTTTCAGCAGTTCTGGGGAACTTCAACTTTGGGTTCTCGATGGTCTACACATCGTCTGTTATACCACACCTGCTGAACTCCACAAACCCCAGCCTAAGAATGAATAATGCTCAAGTTGCATGGTTTGGG TCAGTGTACACACTGGGGGTGGCGTTTGGAGGGATCAGTGGGATGTTCCTGAATGACTGGCTGGGGAGGAAGCTCTGCATCATGATGTCTGCCGTACCCTCTGTGGCGGGCTATGCGGTGATGGGCAGTGCACAGGGAGTGTGGATGCTGCTGCTTGGACGCATTCTCACAGGAAtagctgcagggatgacatcAGCCTCAATACCA GTGTATGTGTCAGAAATTTCCAAACCAGAAGTGCGAGGATGGTTGGGATCCTGCCCTCAGATCACAGCTGTCTTTGGGGCCCTTTCTCTGTATGCGCTTG GGCTGGGGCTGCCCTGGCGCTGGCTGGCTGTGGCGGGGGAGGTGCCCACTCTGCTCATGCTGGTGCTGCTGTGCTTCATGCCAGACTCGCCTCGCTTCCTCATATCCAAGGGCAGGGCTGAGGAGGCACAGCGCTCACTGGCCTGGCTTCGAGGGGCCGAGACTGACTACATGCGCGAGTTTGCGGAGATTGACCGGAGTATCAAGGCACAG GGTAAGATCTCGTGCACAGACCTGCGGAATCCCTTTTACTACAGGCCCGTCCTCATCACTGTATTCATGAGGTTTTTACAGCAGATGACGGGAATCACCCCTATCCTTGTCTACCTGGAGCCCATCTTCAATATGACCAAAGTCATCCTG CCTGGGGATTACGATGCTGTCATTGTGGCTTTCGTCCGGCTGGTGGCTGTAATTATCGCTGCCACTTTCATGGATAAAGCAGGGAGGAAGATTCTGCTTTTCCTGTCTG GGTTTCTGATGTTCCTCTCCACTCTGACAATGAGTCTGTATATTCACTTCAGTGAGGACCACTCCCAACCCCAGCCCCACCACAACAGCACCCAGctcctcactgatctcctctcacAGCCACACAGCATGCTCAGTACAGGAGGGCAGGGCCTCCTCACCTGGATACCTCTCATTAGCACCATGGTCATTATATTTG GCTATGCAGTGGGCTGGGGTCCCATTACCTGGTTGCTCATGTCAGAGATTCTGCCCCTGGGTGCTCGCGGGATGGCCTCTGGTCTGTGTGTAACGGTCAGCTGGATCACAGCCTTCGTCGTGACAGAGGTCTTCATGACTGTCGTG GATGCCTATGGCCTATTCGTCCCCTTCCTGTTCTTCGCAGTGGTGTGCGTGGTGAATATCATCTTCACAGCAGTGTGCGTGCCAGAAACGAAGGGGAGATCACTGGAGGAGATTGAGAACTACTTCAGAACGGGACGCACATTCAGCATCGACGAGTAA
- the LOC117964681 gene encoding mitochondrial-processing peptidase subunit alpha-like encodes MAVHMARIRSLSRLQRFGLAAYRRYSSGTGYPNISLSTALPGTPKPVFATVDGQEKYETKITTLENGLKVASQNKFGQFCTVGILVNSGSRHETKYPSGISHFLEKLAFSSTAQYGSKDEILLTLEKHGGICDCQTSRDTTMYAVSAEVKGLETVVNLLSDVVLQPRLTDDEIEMTRMAVRFELEDLNMRPDPEPLLTEMIHAAAYRGNTVGLPRFSPPENIDKIDQVMLHGYLRNYYSPERMVLAGVGIEHDQLVQCARKYLLGVKPVWGAGKTGNVDLSVAQYTGGIVKTEKDMSDVSLGPTPMPELTHIMIGLESCSFLEDDFIPFAVLNMMMGGGGSFSAGGPGKGMFTRLYLNVLNRHHWMYNATAYHHSYEDTGLLCIHASADPRQAREMVEIITREFIQMSGRAEEMELERAKTQLKSMLMMNLESRPVIFEDVGRQVLATGKRKLPHELCDLISKVTASDIKRVTAKMLRSKPAVAALGDLTELPTYDHIQEALSSKEGRLPRIYRLFR; translated from the exons ATGGCGGTACACATGGCTAGAATTAGAAGTTTGAGCAGACTGCAAAG GTTTGGTCTTGCAGCGTACAGGCGGTATAGCAGCGGCACCGGCTACCCCAATATCTCACTCTCCACTGCTCTTCCAGGCACCCCCAAGCCAGTCTTTGCAACTGTAGATGGGCAGGAGAAGTATGAAACTAAAATCACTACTCTGGAAAATGGGCTCAAAGTGGCCTCCCAGAATAAGTTTGGCCAGTTCTGTACAGTAGGAA ttttagtcAATTCGGGATCCAGACATGAGACAAAATATCCCAGCGGCATTTCACATTTTCTTGAGAAACTGGCGTTTTCG TCTACCGCCCAATATGGAAGCAAGGATGAAATCCTCTTAACACTGGAGAAACATGGAGGGATCTGCGACTGCCAGACCTCCAG AGACACCACAATGTATGCTGTGTCAGCTGAGGTAAAAGGTTTGGAGACTGTGGTCAACCTGCTGTCTGATGTAGTGCTTCAGCCAAGGCTAACAG ATGATGAAATTGAGATGACACGGATGGCAGTGAGGTTTGAGCTGGAAGATCTGAACATGAGACCTGATCCTGAGCCTCTCCTCACCGAGATGATCCATGCG GCTGCGTATCGGGGAAACACAGTGGGCCTGCCCCGCTTCAGCCCCCCAGAGAACATTGACAAGATTGACCAGGTCATGCTGCACGGCTACCTGCGCAACTACTACAGCCCTGAGCGCATGGTACTGGCCGGAGTGGGTATAGAGCATGACCAACTGGTGCAGTGTGCCAGGAAGTACCTGCTGGGAGTGAAGCCGGTGTGGGGGGCAGGGAAGACTGGAAATGTGGACCTCTCTGTGGCACAGTACACAGGGGGCATCGTCAAG ACTGAGAAGGACATGTCTGATGTCAGTCTTGGACCCACCCCAATGCCAGAGCTGACTCACATCATGATTGGATTGGAAAGCTGTTCATTCCTA GAGGATGACTTCATTCCCTTTGCAGTGCTGAATATGATGATGGGAGGGGGAGGTTCATTTTCAGCGGGTGGACCTGGAAAGGGAATGTTTACCAGGCTGTATCTCAATGTCCTTAACAG GCACCACTGGATGTACAACGCAACGGCTTACCACCACAGCTATGAAGACACAGGGCTGCTTTGTATCCATGCTAGTGCAGACCCCAGACAG GCCCGAGAAATGGTGGAAATCATAACGAGAGAATTTATACAGATGTCCGGGAGAGCTGAAGAG ATGGAGCTAGAGCGGGCGAAGACACAGCTGAAGTCCATGCTGATGATGAACCTGGAGTCTCGGCCTGTCATCTTCGAGGATGTGGGGAGACAGGTGCTGGCCACTGGCAAGAGGAAACTGCCTCATGAGCTCTGTGACCTCATCA GTAAAGTGACTGCGAGTGACATCAAGAGGGTGACTGCCAAAATGCTCCGCAGCAAGCCAGCAGTGGCAGCCTTGGGGGATCTTACAGAGCTACCCACATACGATCATATCCAGGAGGCTTTGTCTAGTAAAGAGGGGCGTTTGCCCAGAATATACAGGCTCTTCCGGTAG